From Echinicola jeungdonensis, the proteins below share one genomic window:
- the ilvN gene encoding acetolactate synthase small subunit → MNRYTISLFTENFIGILNRVTLIFTRRGVNIDALTASESKEDGVHRITIEVTTTEDQVLQIVKQTEKIVEVIKSFYYRDDEVVYQEIALYKIPISSLDPGLEKVIRQYNARIISAEKEFVVIEMTGHKEDTKALLEILKDFNILEFARSGRVAVAKPMGTIDKYLNN, encoded by the coding sequence ATGAATCGATATACCATATCCCTTTTTACCGAGAATTTTATCGGTATACTGAATAGAGTTACGCTCATTTTTACCAGGAGAGGTGTTAATATAGATGCCCTTACGGCCTCTGAAAGTAAAGAGGATGGGGTCCACCGGATCACAATTGAAGTGACCACGACAGAAGATCAGGTCCTTCAGATTGTGAAACAAACAGAAAAAATAGTAGAGGTCATCAAATCCTTTTATTACCGGGATGATGAGGTGGTTTATCAGGAGATTGCCCTGTATAAAATACCCATCAGCAGTTTGGATCCCGGATTGGAGAAAGTGATCAGGCAATATAATGCCAGGATCATTTCTGCAGAAAAGGAATTTGTGGTCATTGAAATGACCGGCCATAAGGAAGACACCAAGGCATTGCTGGAAATTCTTAAGGATTTTAACATTCTGGAATTTGCCAGGTCAGGCCGGGTAGCCGTGGCCAAACCCATGGGAACAATTGATAAGTATTTGAATAATTAA
- the ilvC gene encoding ketol-acid reductoisomerase produces the protein MKLKFGTVEEDVVTREEFPLEKAKEVLKDEVIAVLGYGVQGPGQALNLKDNGFNVIVGQRKNSKTWDKAVADGWVPGETLFDLEEACERGTILQYLLSDAGQIALWPTVKKHLTPGKALYFSHGFGVTYNDQTGIVPPKDVDVILVAPKGSGTSLRRMFVEGRGLNSSFAIHQDATGKARDRVIALGIGVGSGYLFETDFYKEVTSDLTGERGTLMGAIQGIFAAQYEVLRENGHSPSEAFNETVEELTQSLMPLVAENGMDWMYANCSTTAQRGALDWWKPFRDASKPVFEELYKSVKEGKEAAKSIESNSKSDYREKLEEELSELRDSEMWKAGAVVRKLRPENS, from the coding sequence ATGAAACTGAAATTCGGAACAGTTGAAGAGGATGTAGTAACAAGAGAAGAATTTCCTCTCGAAAAAGCTAAAGAAGTACTAAAAGACGAGGTAATTGCCGTATTGGGTTACGGGGTGCAAGGCCCTGGACAGGCATTGAACCTTAAAGATAATGGTTTCAACGTTATCGTAGGTCAAAGAAAAAATTCCAAAACTTGGGATAAAGCTGTTGCCGATGGATGGGTTCCTGGCGAAACCCTTTTTGACTTGGAAGAAGCTTGTGAAAGAGGTACTATCCTTCAGTATTTGCTTTCAGATGCAGGTCAAATCGCCCTTTGGCCCACTGTAAAAAAACACCTTACCCCAGGGAAAGCATTGTATTTCTCTCACGGTTTTGGGGTGACGTACAATGATCAAACTGGAATTGTACCTCCAAAAGATGTAGATGTGATCTTGGTAGCTCCAAAAGGATCCGGTACTTCTTTGAGAAGAATGTTCGTAGAAGGTAGAGGTTTGAACTCTTCTTTTGCCATCCATCAAGATGCTACGGGTAAAGCCAGAGATCGTGTCATTGCACTGGGTATCGGTGTTGGTTCCGGATACTTATTTGAAACTGATTTCTATAAAGAAGTGACTTCTGACCTTACTGGTGAAAGAGGAACTTTGATGGGGGCTATCCAAGGTATCTTTGCCGCCCAATATGAGGTATTGAGAGAAAATGGTCACTCCCCTTCTGAGGCTTTCAATGAAACTGTTGAGGAATTGACTCAAAGCTTGATGCCTTTAGTAGCTGAAAATGGTATGGACTGGATGTATGCCAATTGCTCTACTACTGCGCAAAGAGGTGCTCTTGACTGGTGGAAACCATTTAGAGATGCTTCCAAACCTGTTTTTGAAGAACTTTATAAGAGTGTAAAAGAAGGTAAAGAAGCTGCCAAATCCATCGAATCTAACAGTAAATCGGATTATAGAGAGAAGCTGGAGGAGGAATTGAGTGAATTGAGAGATTCAGAAATGTGGAAAGCTGGTGCGGTTGTACGTAAGCTTAGACCAGAAAATAGTTAA
- the leuC gene encoding 3-isopropylmalate dehydratase large subunit — translation MEKKTLFDKVWDAHVVKSVPDGPDVFFIDKHFIHEVTSPVAFLNLENRGNKVLFPERTVATPDHNVPTIDQDKTIKDKLSRMQVEKLRENCKKYGIELHDLGTDHHGIVHVIGPELGITQPGMTIVCGDSHTSTHGAFGAIAFGIGTSEVEMVFASQCIMQSKPKRMRITVDGEVGEGVTSKDIILYIISKISASGGTGYFIEYAGSAIESLSMEARMTICNMSIEMGARGGMIAPDETTFNFLKGKEHAPKGDDWDKAVEYWKSLKTDEGAEFDLEYSYDASDIEPMITYGTNPGMGIKIKDIIPTVEGMEGNVKKSYIKSLDYMGFQPGEPIKGKKIDYVFVGSCTNGRIEDIRAVAEFVKGKKKADNITAWIVPGSREVEKKAIEEGLVEILEEAGFKLRQPGCSACLAMNDDKIPSGKYAVSTSNRNFEGRQGPGSRTLLASPLTVAAVAITGEVTDPRELTLAKIDE, via the coding sequence ATGGAAAAGAAAACTTTATTTGACAAAGTATGGGATGCCCATGTGGTAAAGTCAGTCCCCGATGGGCCGGACGTGTTTTTTATAGATAAGCATTTTATCCATGAAGTAACCAGCCCGGTAGCCTTCCTAAACCTTGAAAACCGTGGAAACAAAGTATTGTTTCCGGAAAGAACGGTAGCCACACCTGATCACAATGTTCCTACCATAGATCAGGATAAAACAATCAAAGACAAGCTTTCCCGCATGCAGGTGGAAAAGCTTAGAGAAAATTGTAAAAAGTATGGGATCGAATTGCACGATCTGGGTACGGATCACCATGGGATTGTCCATGTGATTGGGCCTGAGTTGGGTATCACCCAACCCGGTATGACCATTGTCTGCGGAGACAGCCATACTTCAACCCATGGTGCATTTGGCGCCATTGCCTTCGGTATCGGTACTTCTGAAGTAGAAATGGTTTTTGCTTCTCAGTGTATCATGCAGAGTAAGCCTAAAAGAATGAGAATCACCGTGGATGGTGAAGTGGGCGAAGGCGTTACCTCTAAGGATATCATCCTCTATATCATTTCAAAAATTTCTGCTAGTGGTGGTACTGGTTATTTCATTGAGTATGCAGGGTCTGCTATAGAGAGCTTGAGCATGGAAGCCAGAATGACCATCTGTAATATGAGTATTGAAATGGGAGCTAGAGGGGGAATGATTGCCCCTGACGAAACCACTTTCAATTTCCTAAAAGGCAAAGAACATGCACCAAAAGGAGATGATTGGGATAAAGCAGTAGAATACTGGAAATCTCTGAAAACCGATGAAGGTGCAGAGTTTGATTTGGAATACAGCTATGATGCTTCGGATATTGAACCGATGATCACTTATGGTACCAATCCTGGTATGGGTATCAAAATCAAGGATATCATTCCAACTGTGGAAGGTATGGAAGGTAATGTCAAAAAATCCTATATCAAGTCCTTGGATTATATGGGCTTCCAACCAGGTGAACCGATCAAAGGCAAAAAGATTGATTATGTCTTTGTGGGTAGCTGTACCAACGGAAGAATAGAAGATATTAGAGCGGTTGCAGAATTCGTGAAAGGCAAGAAAAAAGCCGATAATATCACGGCTTGGATTGTACCCGGATCAAGAGAAGTGGAGAAAAAAGCCATTGAAGAAGGCTTGGTGGAAATTCTGGAAGAAGCTGGCTTCAAGCTGCGTCAACCAGGTTGTTCTGCTTGTTTGGCGATGAATGACGACAAAATTCCTTCTGGCAAATATGCCGTTTCTACTTCCAACAGAAACTTTGAAGGGCGTCAGGGACCTGGTTCCAGAACCTTATTGGCCAGTCCTTTGACCGTAGCGGCAGTTGCGATCACCGGAGAAGTAACCGATCCACGTGAATTAACATTAGCAAAAATTGACGAATAA
- the leuD gene encoding 3-isopropylmalate dehydratase small subunit: MAYDKFTILKSTAVPLPSENVDTDQIIPARFLKATERKGFGEALFRDWRYDSEGNPKPDFVLNDPTYSGKILVGGKNFGSGSSREHAAWAIYDYGFRCVVSSFFADIFKNNALNVGILPVTVTPEFLEEIFVEIEKDPNTELEVNIHKQTITLLSTGTQESFEINSYKKENMINGFDDIDYLLNIKDDIVSFEANKR; encoded by the coding sequence ATGGCTTACGATAAGTTTACTATATTAAAAAGTACCGCTGTTCCATTGCCTTCTGAGAATGTGGACACGGACCAAATCATTCCAGCAAGATTCCTGAAAGCTACAGAAAGAAAAGGTTTTGGGGAAGCTTTGTTCAGGGATTGGAGATACGACAGTGAAGGGAATCCTAAGCCAGACTTTGTTCTTAATGACCCTACCTATTCTGGAAAAATTTTGGTAGGAGGAAAGAACTTCGGCTCTGGTTCCAGTAGGGAACACGCTGCTTGGGCCATTTATGATTATGGCTTTAGATGCGTAGTTTCAAGTTTCTTTGCAGATATCTTTAAAAATAATGCTTTGAATGTGGGCATTCTTCCGGTAACGGTAACACCTGAGTTCCTGGAAGAGATCTTTGTAGAAATTGAAAAAGACCCCAATACTGAACTGGAGGTAAATATCCATAAGCAGACTATTACTTTGCTTTCTACCGGTACCCAGGAATCATTTGAAATCAACTCTTACAAAAAAGAGAATATGATCAATGGCTTTGATGACATCGATTACCTCCTTAACATCAAGGATGATATCGTTTCATTCGAAGCTAACAAAAGATAA